A window from Sphingobacterium hotanense encodes these proteins:
- a CDS encoding SusC/RagA family TonB-linked outer membrane protein codes for MLIVFLLLFEVTARAQTRSSVTGTVRNSQGVPLMGVSVSNIGSSGETQTDDKGAFRLDVNSLNDSLRFSFIGFSPLRVGINGRTTVNVTLQDDATDLDEVVVVGYGTQRKGQLTASVDVISSKQLADRPATNVADLIKGASPNVNIGMGMRGGEPGATSSWNIRGVGSISGSSAPLILVDGVEMDLNAIDPETVDNVSILKDASASAVYGSRAPFGVVLITTKKGRREQGAKFDYSNNLSFSSPLRLPSFIDSYTWATAYNQANANAGLTPVYSDEQMERIKGYIDGTFPYEYDPENPIDNIWAGRRNGNANNDWPHILMGKNAFSQKHNINVSGGSEKTQYFLSAGYNKQNGTYAFGYDYFKRYNLMSNVSTQLTDWFKINSSLKWAHTATDFPMGETTVGREHTFREMLMFAPMMPFHNINGTIQSPLVRLLQDSGRDKKSNNDFLATIGGELEPIKGWVTSVNYNYNIKNTKTSLNPKPVMVELGTGGFGNIGKPQASYTSGYYEYVYKVLNAVTSYETQLDDHYFKGMLGFEQEENVYSGLNATGTSPVVDEYPSIGTSLGGIIADDNMSHWATRGAFGRINYNYQEKYLVEVAGRYNGSSRFPKDIRFAFFPSASVGYVISKENYFEPLRNKIDNLKLRASYGALGNQNVANYLYISKIPIHPETDWIINESRPQYASMPAIISDQITWENITTLNLGVDMSFLRSRLGLSFDWYNRTTDKMLGPSIELPFLLGATTPRTNNAKLQTKGFELVATWNDKLDNGIGYNFKVTLGDSRTQILEYLNLVGRIDTWYNGKEYGEIWGFETDGIIQTQGEPMADQSKYHANWGPGDIKYVDQNGDGIINDGTRTLDDYGDLKVIGNNQPRYNYGITAGMNWKGFDFNMFWQGVGKRDFLPESSTPLFWGLTNAWANSGLYKNSPALDYWRPADETNILGPNTDSYLPKPYFTAETEKNKLPQSRYMLNASYIRLKNVQVGYTLPESLVGKMFSRARVYFSGENLLTFSSLPKVFDPETAIASDSREGGYLTSGVIYPMNRTLSFGLNLTLK; via the coding sequence ATGCTAATAGTTTTCCTCCTATTGTTTGAGGTAACTGCTAGAGCACAAACGCGGAGTTCTGTAACTGGTACAGTTCGGAACTCGCAAGGAGTACCTTTGATGGGCGTTAGTGTGTCCAACATCGGTTCGAGTGGGGAGACTCAAACAGATGACAAAGGTGCCTTCCGCTTAGATGTTAATTCCCTAAATGATTCTTTACGTTTTTCATTTATCGGATTCAGTCCATTGCGCGTGGGAATCAATGGCCGCACAACGGTGAATGTGACCCTGCAAGACGATGCAACCGATTTGGATGAAGTCGTAGTCGTGGGGTATGGCACACAAAGAAAAGGACAGTTAACGGCTTCCGTGGATGTTATTTCGAGCAAGCAATTGGCGGATCGTCCAGCTACAAACGTTGCTGATCTTATTAAAGGAGCATCGCCCAACGTTAATATCGGCATGGGTATGCGCGGAGGTGAACCTGGTGCAACAAGCTCTTGGAACATTCGCGGAGTTGGATCGATTTCTGGATCCAGTGCACCTTTGATCCTCGTTGATGGGGTGGAGATGGATTTAAATGCTATCGATCCCGAAACTGTAGACAATGTGTCGATCTTAAAAGACGCATCTGCATCGGCTGTTTATGGATCTAGAGCACCATTCGGTGTTGTTTTGATTACGACGAAAAAAGGAAGAAGAGAGCAGGGGGCGAAATTTGACTACAGCAATAACCTTTCGTTCTCATCGCCATTGAGATTACCAAGCTTTATCGACTCTTACACTTGGGCCACTGCTTATAATCAGGCAAATGCGAATGCAGGATTGACGCCAGTATATAGTGATGAGCAAATGGAGCGTATTAAAGGATATATCGATGGAACCTTTCCTTACGAATATGATCCGGAGAACCCAATTGATAATATCTGGGCAGGTCGTAGAAACGGTAATGCAAATAATGACTGGCCACATATCTTGATGGGCAAGAATGCTTTCAGTCAGAAGCATAACATCAACGTTTCAGGAGGTTCAGAGAAAACGCAGTACTTCCTATCGGCAGGTTATAATAAACAAAATGGTACCTACGCATTTGGCTATGACTATTTCAAGCGCTATAACTTGATGTCGAATGTGTCAACTCAGTTGACGGATTGGTTCAAGATCAATTCAAGCTTAAAATGGGCACATACAGCAACGGATTTCCCAATGGGTGAAACGACCGTAGGTCGCGAGCATACATTCAGAGAGATGTTGATGTTTGCACCAATGATGCCATTCCACAATATTAACGGAACCATTCAAAGTCCTTTAGTGCGTTTATTGCAAGACTCAGGGCGCGATAAGAAAAGCAACAACGATTTCCTTGCAACGATCGGTGGAGAATTGGAACCAATTAAAGGCTGGGTAACTTCCGTAAACTACAATTACAACATCAAAAACACAAAGACAAGTCTGAATCCTAAACCAGTCATGGTAGAGTTGGGAACAGGTGGTTTTGGAAATATCGGTAAGCCACAAGCTTCTTATACTTCCGGATATTATGAATATGTGTATAAAGTATTGAACGCAGTTACGTCATACGAAACGCAATTAGACGATCATTACTTCAAGGGAATGTTGGGTTTTGAGCAAGAAGAGAATGTTTACTCCGGCTTGAATGCTACAGGTACATCTCCAGTTGTTGATGAATACCCTTCGATTGGAACTTCATTGGGCGGAATTATTGCTGACGATAATATGAGCCACTGGGCAACGAGAGGAGCCTTTGGCCGTATCAACTACAATTATCAAGAAAAATATTTGGTTGAAGTAGCGGGTCGCTACAATGGTTCTTCCAGATTTCCGAAGGATATTCGATTTGCATTCTTCCCTTCGGCATCCGTAGGTTATGTGATCTCTAAAGAAAACTACTTCGAACCGTTAAGAAATAAGATTGATAACCTGAAACTTCGCGCTTCCTATGGTGCGCTAGGAAATCAGAATGTTGCGAACTATCTGTATATCTCAAAAATCCCAATTCATCCTGAAACAGACTGGATAATTAACGAGTCGAGACCGCAATATGCTAGTATGCCGGCGATTATTTCTGATCAGATTACTTGGGAAAATATCACAACGTTAAACTTAGGTGTGGACATGTCTTTCTTAAGATCGAGACTAGGCCTTTCATTCGATTGGTACAATAGAACGACAGACAAGATGTTAGGTCCTTCGATCGAATTGCCTTTCTTGTTAGGAGCGACAACACCAAGAACCAATAATGCAAAACTACAAACGAAGGGTTTTGAATTGGTTGCTACTTGGAACGACAAATTAGATAACGGTATCGGGTATAATTTTAAAGTGACTTTAGGGGATAGCCGTACTCAGATTTTGGAATACCTGAACTTGGTAGGTCGTATCGATACTTGGTATAACGGTAAGGAATATGGTGAGATTTGGGGATTTGAGACGGATGGTATTATTCAGACACAAGGTGAGCCAATGGCAGACCAGTCGAAATATCATGCGAACTGGGGACCTGGAGATATCAAATATGTGGACCAGAATGGAGACGGAATTATCAATGACGGAACGCGTACATTGGATGACTACGGTGATTTAAAAGTAATTGGAAATAACCAACCACGTTACAACTATGGTATTACTGCCGGCATGAATTGGAAGGGCTTTGACTTCAATATGTTCTGGCAAGGTGTTGGAAAACGCGATTTCTTACCAGAGTCGTCTACACCTTTGTTCTGGGGTTTGACTAATGCATGGGCAAATTCAGGTCTTTACAAAAACTCACCTGCCTTAGACTATTGGAGACCGGCAGATGAAACAAATATTCTAGGGCCGAACACAGACTCTTATCTACCGAAGCCTTATTTCACGGCGGAGACTGAAAAAAACAAACTCCCGCAATCTAGATATATGTTGAATGCATCTTATATCCGCTTGAAGAATGTTCAAGTTGGTTATACCTTGCCAGAAAGTCTAGTTGGTAAGATGTTCAGTCGTGCTAGGGTTTATTTCTCAGGTGAAAACTTGTTGACTTTCTCGAGCTTACCGAAAGTGTTCGATCCGGAAACAGCCATCGCTTCTGATAGTCGCGAAGGTGGATACTTAACCAGTGGGGTTATCTATCCGATGAACAGAACATTATCATTCGGTTTAAACCTAACCTTAAAGTAA